A window of Candidatus Pantoea floridensis contains these coding sequences:
- the pspD gene encoding phage shock protein PspD has protein sequence MQTQRFTALRRRATPALMSAGKFIIISAVTYGPGGIAGWAVKSVARRPLRLLLAAALEPLLSKAFKRLSARFIRENDEKTAK, from the coding sequence ATGCAAACTCAACGTTTTACTGCTCTGCGCCGTCGCGCGACACCTGCGTTGATGTCGGCGGGGAAATTTATCATCATTAGCGCAGTAACTTACGGGCCCGGCGGGATTGCTGGCTGGGCGGTGAAATCGGTGGCGCGCCGTCCGCTGCGCCTGTTGCTGGCGGCCGCCCTGGAACCGTTGCTGAGCAAAGCGTTCAAACGCTTGTCGGCACGATTCATCAGGGAGAACGATGAAAAGACTGCAAAATGA